Part of the Sporosarcina sp. FSL K6-2383 genome is shown below.
TCCACCTGAAACCAATTCGCCAAGCTCTTTCAATGTAATATCCTGATTGTCCACACGTAGTCTTGCAATTTCTTGTAATCTATCAGGCAATTGCCCTAAACCAATTGTACTCTCGATAAATTTTATGTTTTCAACTTGGCGCTGAGCAGCCCCAATTGTCTTATTCAAATTCGCAGTTTCACAATTGACAAGCCTGTTTACGCTATTTCGCATATCGCGAATGATTCGCACATCCTCAAATTTCATCAAGGAGACATGCGCTCCAACAATGCTTAGAAAGTCTGATATTTTCTCAGCTTCCTTCAAATAGGCAATATACCCTTTTTTGCGTTCAATCGACTTGCCATTAAGCTGATACTTATTCATCAATTCAACAAGTGCTTCACTATGCTCCTTGTAAATCGAAAAAATTTCAAGATGATAAGAGGATGTCTCAGGATTGTTAACCGAACCACCCGCTAGAAAGGCACCTCTTAAATATGCCCGCTGACAGCATTTCTTTTTTACGATTGCCGGTGATATTTCATTTTTAAATTGAAAAGTGCCGGTCAAAATAAGTAAATCTTCTAGAAGCGGCTTTGCACCGTCTCTTATTCGGCAAATATACACATTATTTTTTTTCAAACGCATTTTTTTCCGCACAAGCAGTTCTACCTTATAGGGATACAAGCGTTTTAAATTTGAATACAAACGCCTCGCAATCGCGGCATTTTCAGTTTGCACATCAAGGCTTAGTTGTTTGTTTGAAAAGGACAGTGCACCATTCATTCTAATGAAAGCTGCTACCTCCGCCTTTACACAACAATCATCCGCCTCAATTTGAGTCATTTCTTTCTTTGTCTCTGAAGCAAAAGACATGATTTTTCAAGTCCCCTTTCCCGGCGACGATCACGTCTAATCCGTTTTTATAGCACTATCTATATAATCCATGAGCAAATTAGCAACTTTATCAGAGTCATGCATCACATTTTTACCATTCACCAACGCTATATTCTTCACAATGACATCAGGGACAAGTCGTTGAATGTTCTCCAAATCGTTAATAACAGACCACGGTGGTTCCGTTTGCTCCTTCTTACCTAACAACACCGCAATGTCGGCGCCATTCAATAATACCGCATCTAGGAATGCTTCGCCTGCGTGATCATATAACGCTTGGACATGCTCTGAGGCAGTATAGCGATACGTTTCGCCTGCTTGCGTCGTCAAATTACCAATATATATTTTTTTCGCCTTACATGCTAGAACGGCTTCACGTATCGCTGGAACGAGTATTGTCGGTAAAATGCTTGTATACAAACTACCTGGACCAAAAACAAGTAAGTCCGCACCCATTATCGTATCAACAGTTTCTGGGAGTGGCTCTGCTTCTTGGGGAGACATATACACCTTACGGATTTTCCGACCATATACCGGAATTTTAGACTCTCCTGTTACGATTGTGCCATCTTCCAGTTCCGCATGCAATGTAATCCTTTGATTAGCAGCCGGTAACACTTTTCCTTTAATATTCAACACGAAACTCATTTGCTCGATAGCACGGGCAAAATCACCTGTAATATCTGTCATCGCAGCTAGCATTAAATTGCCTAGTGAATGCCCTTTCAAATCTTCCGAGGATGAAAAACGGTATTGAAACATCCTCTCGATAAGGGGTTCAACATCTGAAAGCGCTGCCAAGACCTGACGGATATCACCCGGAGGGGGGATATCGTATTCGTCAAGAAGTCTACCCGAGCTTCCTCCATCATCAGCCACAGACACAACTGCCGTCAAGTCAATATGATGACTCTTTAGACCTCGTAACAGTGTAGACAATCCGGTTCCGCCACCGAAGGCAACTACTTTTTTCAATTTACCGGATCGAGACATGATGTCATTCCTTTCTCTTTTCAATATCTCGATGCGTTATGAGAGTCCGGTATTCATCCTTAAATCTCGCTCCAAAAAATTCGGCTAGCGTGACTGAACGATGCTGCCCTCCTGTACAACCAAACGCGACGACAGCTTGCGATTTGCCTTCATTTTTATACTGCGGAATTAAAAACTTAAACAAATCGGACAATTTTTCAATGAGTATTTGTGTATCGCTCCACTTCAATACATAGTCGTACACATCTTTATCAAGCCCCGTTTGCACCTTTAACTCCTGAATATAAAATGGATTCGGCAGGAATCGTACATCAAATACGACGTCAGCATCTATTGGCATTCCATGCTTAAAGCCAAATGAGATAAAGTTTACAGTGAAACCAGCACCTTCTTTTGTAGAGAATTCAGCCATAATTTTTTCACGTAATGCTCTTGGCTTCAAGCTCGAGGTTTGATAAATAGAGCGTGCTCTTCCTTTCAATTCAGATAGCAAAAGGCGTTCTTTGCGAATACCTGTTAGCAGTAATCCACCTTCCGCTAAAGGATGCGAGCGTCTCGTTTCTTTATAGCGCCGGACAAGCGTCTCATCATCTGCATCAAGGAATAAGATACGTGAAGATACACCTTCCATCCGTAGCAGATCATCGAGCGCGCCGATGAGCGAATCGAAAAGGTCGCCGCCCCGCGTATCCATAACAGCTGCGATACGTCTCATTCGATTTTCCGACTTCATCATAAGGTCAAGGAACATGACTAACAATTCCGGTGGCAAATTATCTATACAATAAAACCCAAGATCCTCGAAGCTTTGCATCGCTACTGTCTTACCTGCACCTGACATGCCTGTAATAATGACAATTTCTACATCGCTATTTGGTGTTTCTATTTCCGTCATCGTCCATCACCTTCCTTTGATCGTTGAATTTCTTCTTTCAATAATTTAAAGTCTTCCGTGTAAGAAAAAGTACCATATTGCGTGCCATATTGCGTGACAGCAAACAGTAAATTTGTGCGATCCCCCTCCGCCATTGGAAGGGTTTGTAAACTCGCAACAGGATGCCATTCAAGCACCCCTTCTGCCGTTGTCTCAAAGGGAACCCCAATTAGATCACGTGCCATAAATGTATAGAGCATCCACTCATCCAAAACGCGCTGCCCAGCGTCATCCATCATAACCATTGTGTAAACGCCCTTTAAATGCGGCTCAACAGCTTCAGCACCTGTTTCTTCCATGAACTCCCTCATTGCAGACTCGTATACCGACTCGCCGGGGTCCATTTTTCCTCCTGGCGCTACATACCAATCCCGACGTGGTTTTTTTAATAATAATACTTGACCGTCTTTCACAACGACTAAGTTTGCGATTTTTTGCATTTGTCTATCCTCACCTTTTTAAGCGCATACATTCATTATACAACGGATTCGAGATAAACAAAACGAAAAAGGAGGCCATCTACTAGGAAATTCTAGTAGATGGCCTTTTTTGTAAGTAGCTATATCAAAAGGGGGGTCAATTGATACTTCTAGTATACCTTTAAGATGTTGCATTCCTGTTACAACCATATTAAGGTTACGTTAAAATAAGTTACCCTAAAGTACT
Proteins encoded:
- a CDS encoding gluconeogenesis factor YvcK family protein gives rise to the protein MSRSGKLKKVVAFGGGTGLSTLLRGLKSHHIDLTAVVSVADDGGSSGRLLDEYDIPPPGDIRQVLAALSDVEPLIERMFQYRFSSSEDLKGHSLGNLMLAAMTDITGDFARAIEQMSFVLNIKGKVLPAANQRITLHAELEDGTIVTGESKIPVYGRKIRKVYMSPQEAEPLPETVDTIMGADLLVFGPGSLYTSILPTILVPAIREAVLACKAKKIYIGNLTTQAGETYRYTASEHVQALYDHAGEAFLDAVLLNGADIAVLLGKKEQTEPPWSVINDLENIQRLVPDVIVKNIALVNGKNVMHDSDKVANLLMDYIDSAIKTD
- the rapZ gene encoding RNase adapter RapZ — its product is MTEIETPNSDVEIVIITGMSGAGKTVAMQSFEDLGFYCIDNLPPELLVMFLDLMMKSENRMRRIAAVMDTRGGDLFDSLIGALDDLLRMEGVSSRILFLDADDETLVRRYKETRRSHPLAEGGLLLTGIRKERLLLSELKGRARSIYQTSSLKPRALREKIMAEFSTKEGAGFTVNFISFGFKHGMPIDADVVFDVRFLPNPFYIQELKVQTGLDKDVYDYVLKWSDTQILIEKLSDLFKFLIPQYKNEGKSQAVVAFGCTGGQHRSVTLAEFFGARFKDEYRTLITHRDIEKRKE
- a CDS encoding NUDIX domain-containing protein, whose translation is MQKIANLVVVKDGQVLLLKKPRRDWYVAPGGKMDPGESVYESAMREFMEETGAEAVEPHLKGVYTMVMMDDAGQRVLDEWMLYTFMARDLIGVPFETTAEGVLEWHPVASLQTLPMAEGDRTNLLFAVTQYGTQYGTFSYTEDFKLLKEEIQRSKEGDGR
- the whiA gene encoding DNA-binding protein WhiA — its product is MSFASETKKEMTQIEADDCCVKAEVAAFIRMNGALSFSNKQLSLDVQTENAAIARRLYSNLKRLYPYKVELLVRKKMRLKKNNVYICRIRDGAKPLLEDLLILTGTFQFKNEISPAIVKKKCCQRAYLRGAFLAGGSVNNPETSSYHLEIFSIYKEHSEALVELMNKYQLNGKSIERKKGYIAYLKEAEKISDFLSIVGAHVSLMKFEDVRIIRDMRNSVNRLVNCETANLNKTIGAAQRQVENIKFIESTIGLGQLPDRLQEIARLRVDNQDITLKELGELVSGGTVSKSGVNHRLRKIEEIAENLRNGGIGS